Within Acidaminococcus timonensis, the genomic segment GGCCGATGAGGATCAGGACAATGCCCCCGCCGATTTCTGCTTTTTCCTTGCCCAGCATCCCGATCACTGAACCGCAGGCGCAGCCGACGAACGAGAAGCAAAACGTAATGGTCCCGATTTCCAGGACGGTGGGAAGGATGGCGATGTCCATGAAGGCAAAACCCACCCCCACACCCAGAGCATCCAGGCTGGTGGCCACCGCCAGGCCCAGCATGGTTTTCACCCCAGTGATCTTTTCCTGTTCCTGGTCCTCCCCGGCTTCCCCGATCATGTTCCAGCCGATGTAGGCCAGGATTGCGAAAATGATCCAGTGGGAATAGGCAGATGCAGCCCTGGCAAAATGGCTTCCCAGTTCATATCCCAGGAAAGGCATCAATGCCTGGAACCCGCCGAACCAGAGTCCAAATACCACCCCGCCCTTCAGCCGTTCCCGGCCGCTCATCTTCAGCCCGCCGCACACAGAGACCGCAAAGGCATCCATGGAAAGGGACACGGCCAGCAGGAAT encodes:
- a CDS encoding manganese efflux pump MntP, which gives rise to MNALTLFLLAVSLSMDAFAVSVCGGLKMSGRERLKGGVVFGLWFGGFQALMPFLGYELGSHFARAASAYSHWIIFAILAYIGWNMIGEAGEDQEQEKITGVKTMLGLAVATSLDALGVGVGFAFMDIAILPTVLEIGTITFCFSFVGCACGSVIGMLGKEKAEIGGGIVLILIGLKAVLEHYGFLG